The sequence CCATCGTAAATTGAAAAGATCCTAAGTATAAAAAGCATTGAATGCACCTAACCTGCTGAACATCACAGCTTAGGCCAGCccaccttaaatgtgctcagaacacttacctTAACCTGCAGTGGGGCAAAACCATCTAACACAATGACCATTATGAACACCCAGTTCCAAGATTCAagcccatttttcattttgattgaaGTTTGAAATGACTTCTTTTCAACAATAGGTGGCGCTTCACAGGTTTTTGTTTAATTGACATGCATTGACTGAAATATCTCTGctaccaattttaaaaattaatacacaaTATTTTCATATAGTACTTTGGTAATTGACAGAAACTGTATCTCCTACCATATCTGCCATATTTATTATCAAAATTGACATTCTAAGAGATTATCCAAAAGAAGCAGCAGTAAatatactttttgaaaatatgtagaaagatcatgttttttacttttctacttattttcaacttttaaattgtttttcagttacagtttttaaaatatgtatttgcttttttttgctCTTAATGATCACAAAGTTTACAAGTTTTATAGACgtgatttttaatattcaataagCTTCATCTTAActagaagtaaaatataaaagatgaaaaattccaGATATATATTAAGGTGATTAGAGCTCATTAACTTCCTTAAGCGGAAATTATTAGCATATAGCTGCTCCAAAATCccagttaacacacacacacacacacacacacacacactcacacactcacacacaccccattcTGTTACATATTTAAACCTAAGAGTTCAgcctgagaaaaacaaaagtaaaagtggATTAACTCGAAACAATTATAAGacaaatgaatttattatttcGGGATGAAGCCCCTGGAAAAGAGAGGACCTGAAACATTTCTGCATCATACAGTGTGTTTGAGGCAATGATAACTTGTAAGACTTAACGTGTAAGAGTTTTGAAGCTTAAAAAGCAATGCATACCTATTGAGGCCACAGGGCACTATGATTTGAGAagacaaagtaatttttatttcttcaggtCGTTGATGAGAGATCAGGCTAAGAGAAATTAAGTTTAAGAGTCACCAAGCAAgaaagtggcaaagctgggacttGAACTTCCTGTCAACTGACCCTGTATCCGATACTCTTTTCTCAATACCATGCCATTTTCATACTTGTAATATTGAACGTGAGAACATTATGAGCAAATATTGTCTATTAACTAAAGTTATAGATCATTATGTAGAAGAATGAGTCAAGAACTCAGATTTTTAATACATGTATTCTATCAATTATTACAGACCAtgtgaaatgtttttataaatggaattattcaaGTGAATTGCAAATCAAAGAAAACGCTatcagttcttttttaaaatacacctcttgtaagtttttttctttttctatgttagGCATTCTTATAGAAGACATTCTAGAGTCATTTAATCAAATAATATTCtacttttggtttttttcatataaaaagtaaACTATAACCATTGGCATAGGTTATTTCACTAGGAATTAAAGATTAAAGTGGCAAGCCCCAGGAGATgttttaagttgtttttgttttaatgaaaacatgATTTTGTTCTCTTACTGTTCTATCTTTGGGAACAGTTACAGGTTTAAATTAACTTAGGTCCTTATGCGGTTGTCTCTGAAGATGAAGATAGCAGTAGATAGTTATCGAAATGGGAGGTTAATAACGTTTGCGAATCAGAATCAAAGATGACACCAGGTGGTCATTACAAGGGcattatcaaaaatattaattcaattgGGTATTCATATTCTTATTCTACTCGTTTCAGAAATCAAATCGGCAGAAGACATAGctaatcttgttttcttttgaaaatgaagaacaagggAAGGAAGGCTCAGAAGGgaacatttaatattataaaagaggaaagaagacaatATTTATTCTTCAACTGGTTAGATAAGGACTGAAGGCTCTTTTGTACTAGGACAGAGATGTTCCTTTATACAACCTTACCATGTGGATTTAATTAGCAAAATCTTTGATATATAGTAGTGATGCAGTTTGTCTGAACTCTTGTCACTTTGATTCTCTGTAAAGGAATATGACACTTAAGGAAAGAAGGGCACCAATTCAGAGCCCTTCcatatgcatttctttcttttcttacaacttgtagaaaaatggaatcatttgtGACAAAGTACACAAAAGGTTAGGTGTAGAATTATAGAGCTGACAACAAATCCTTTAATGTAATTTACTCAATGTATTGTTTGATTTACCCACTTCCAGAATTTGAAACCAATACAGAACATTAGAATTTCAAATAGGGCAGAAGGATGAGAATTATGCTTATGAAAATGAAGGGAATGTTTATGGAAAATTTACAGAATATGTTGGTCTATTTCTGTTAACTACAAGATTGTTtacaaaaggaaactgaaaataaaatggccTATCCTTGCCAGCTTTTCTTGggaaatatagtaatataatgaCTATTGCCCTAAAAGGAAAGCAGAGACTTAGTTTTCCATTCCTGattctttattgatttattagATACTTATAGGCTAACTTAACAActtctgtgattttttatttttgtttgcttctcaACAAGAGATTGTATTTATAATCTTGATTCCACAGACACATTACAAGAACTAATAAGCTATTATTTTTCAAGAGTTTGGAACACATTGTGGTTCTGCTATTTTGGCAAATGAAGTAGATAAATGTGTAAGTTAAGTCTCTCAGtactcccctttttctttttttaaatcactaccATTTGTGAGGAGTTACcagattgtatttttttccttttactttattctttttttcaaaaatcaaatcagCAGAAGAGGTGGCTAATCTTGTTTTCacatgaaaatgaagaacaagttAGGACTCACTTTCCATTCCACTTTATTCTTTCAGACATATCTTAATATAGTAAACTGAAAGTTATTGTAAGATTTTCCCATGgatatttacattgtttttccttttcaggaaAATTTCATATCCAGCAATCCATTTCTAGCCAAGGTGCACTGTAATCCACTTACTAAATAAAGAACAATGTCTATTTTAAGCTAAAAACTTAGAATTTCTACAGTCTTATAGTAGTAGGCAATCAAAAGGAAAGGCAGGTTTTACTAAATGTCTTCTAGATCCAAGGTGACaagatatttatttctaatcTAGTATTTAGAGAAAAGCAGGTTGATGTATTTTAGTGCTAAATGATGTAAAGGATGGTTGGTCAATTTTGTGCAGCATACCATTTGGTTTCTAAGTAGAACAGGACCCATGATGATGGTGTTATAGATAAAATTTCgtggattttatttattactgtaatttaaaaatacttaatctAATGAAATTGGAATTTAATACACCTGTGATTGAAATAGTTGAAGTTTATTTGTAATAGGtctctttcaaatatatttttgcagGATTTATGGAAGTAGAATGTTCAGTGCTCCCTCTCCTGGTTTTATCATATCGGTGAACTGACCTCTTATCCCCAAATTGTGATAGCAGGGCAGACAGTTTTGAAGAACCAAATAAGATACTCTGATGTGATATTCTGTTTCTAATTTGACTATTCCAAATTTATTCATAATGATCAAGAAACCTATCCATCATTGGTTAAAGTTCATTACAtctcaaaaatataataagatctatgaaaaatagaaaatgtatacaataaaGTTGATCTTATCCTTTTAAACAGCCTTTTAATACAATTTACAATAGTGACTATGTAGCTTCTTGGTTTCATTCTTGTTCTGTTATTTTCTAGTGATGCTTTCTTCTTGTTGATGGTCTTAGCAATGCCCTAGGTTCCTTTGAGGTAATTCCAAACacaactttaatatattttaagtgctCAAACATTTGAAAGTCTAGCATGGAAAAAGCAGTTTCAACAGAATCACTTGCTATTGTAAAGAAGGtgattaaaaaattactttgaacGAGAAATTTCCATTCTCAAATTTATATATGCTTTaattctggagttttgttttctttgctttattttcccaAAGACTTTAGGCTACTCCCGATATACAGtacctggaaaaaatatttcttttccactttctaTGTGTTTTTGGCTTTTCAGTACCCTTTAAAAATCTCTGTGGAACCTTAAATTTCATAGTTATCCTATCTGCAGGATTAGGTACACGGTTTTGataataaatatctaaaattcaatagcttcaaaggaagaaaaatcaagtttcctactgattaaaatgatttttttccagtgACACATCATACAccagtaaaaattataaaacttcatgGTAAATTAGTTCTACTTAGTTGATTGCCAtttagttgatttaaaaaaaaaaatgggttgggcttttttttttttttgcaaaattacacaaatatattacaaaactgAAGGAGTTTGgggttttaaaaatgtgattgatTTTGGGGAAAGGTAGATCACAAATCAAGATggagaaatattataaaatatacagcaGAAAATGTCACCTTTATGACATTGTTATATACATTTGCAGTAAGGAGTGCCGCCTCTTGAACTTTCAGATGTCACATACTCTGAATTTAGCTTTAAGTAGGAATTGTAATATTGTGTTATCATCTTTTTATATCAATATACATTTTCTGTCTAGCTGATCAGAAGTGATGGCTTCGCgtacacattttttatcttttttattcttgaaaattattttctaattcaatttTAAAGGTAGAATCCACCATTCCTTTTACTGAGATTGACAACAAAGATTGATAACTAAATTTAAAGGTACTCTTATGACAAACGGCATTTACAGGACTTTTAGAGACAGTCTCAAATTTTTAGAGGATGTTCATTACACGAATGTACGGGGCAACATTTCCAAGTTGGTACATATATAACGAAAGTGGAAACGACTGGGGGAATTCCTGTTCCAGGTTTTCAGGCAGCCCGTGTGATTGACACATGATATCACGGGAGGCGTGTCCTggagtggaggtggaggtggaggcgAGGAGCTGAAATTGTGCGGAGCTGGAGTGGGATTGCTCTGTAAGGCACGCAGTGGTTTGCAGAGTGATAGCAGCAGCCACAGCTCCCTGCCCCGGATAAGGAACAGCCGCTGTAAATGTGCCTGAAAAGCAATTTCCAAACTTTGCGTTAGGTAAGAGccgtttccttcctttccttccgtAGCCGTTTTAGTAAAGAATAGGTGAGAAATGTTGGCTTTTGCAAGAAACTGCATATGTCTTTGAACTCGCTTTAGATCCAAGAGTACTGGTTGCATTTCAAATTACCAGTAGCCGTCCCACTGCTACAGCCAGTGCTCTTAAAGTACATGCTATCGCTGAAAGATAAAGCAGGGTCCCTTtgatcccccccccccacccttaTCCAAACGGTAAGAAGTTTAAAGTCTGAAACGGTCGGATGTGTGGAAAACAGAGTGATTTGTGCCGAAGAGGGGCTGGCACTCGGCGTGAGGACCAAATGCATGTTTGTTTAGGCATTGTTGGCGAAGCAATTGTTTAAAACCTGAATTTCCCGTCTCTGTGTATTGATTTCCAATGCGTAGAGGCGTTGCTTGAACGCTGTTTGAACTCCTAAGGCATTCCAAAGGGGCAAAAGCACTTCGGCAAAAACGTGCAAGACTGCATGTTACTTTGGTTCGCTGCTGACACGCCGACTGTGCGCCGGCCTGTCAATCACAGGGAGCAGCAACAGCCAGCACATGGCAGCGGGAGGCTCGCCCCGCGTGCAAGTGCCTGGGAAGAGGGGAATTAATGTGTTTTAATCTCCAATCGTCTGTAGCAGGCACTTCAGCGGTGGAACAGGAGGGTCTGAGGACTGGGAGTGAGACCTGCCGGGAGAAGTTGACCTGCCAGGACCGGAGTGCCCTGGACGCGGCGTCCCCACTTGCCCAGCGCGCGGATCGGGAGTGCCTGACCTGCGCGGAGCCCGGGACGACGCCCCGCCTCTTCCCCCCAGAGAGTCCCCCAAACCTCGCTCCCTTCACCGCCCCCCTAAAAGAGCGGGTAAAaagtcccacccccacctccccggAGCGGCGGCCTCTGCCTCGCCGGCGTGCGCTCCCGGGCCCCGCCGGGCCTGAGCGGCTGGGTTCCCCGCTGCAGACGTCGGTTCGAGCCCCGTCCCAGGCGCCGCAGAGACTCGAACGTCCGGGACGTGGATTTTTGCTCGTCAGGAGGCCGCCACTGCCGTCTTTCGCGCGAGGAGCCCTCTACAGCGAGCAGACAGCCCTCTGGTCCGCGCACCGCGCGCGGATCGGCGGCCCGTCTCGCAGTCTCCTCGCCGCCGCTCCTGCGGGACTCGGAGAGCCTCCGAGGAGACTGTTCTGGTTCTTGGAGGGGCTGCCGGAGAAGCCCGCAGAGGTGGATGCTACTGAGCCGCGCGGCCGAGGCGAGCTGTGAGAGGTCTGCGCCGGAGCCGTGTGCTCCGCGGCCGGAAGGGGGCCGCGGGGACCGCTCCTGCCCGGCGGCGGCGCGGGCCATGCCCCCTCGTCCGCCCCGCCGCGCTTGATGCGGCGCCTGCCTGCCGCCGCCCGCACCGGGATCTGGGTCCCCCGCCACCGCTGCGGCCTaggtgagtgggggtgggggagggtggcggCAGGTGCGGGCGCGGGGCCGGTGATCGGTGGGCGACCGTCCGCCAGGGCGGGGGACAACCAGGCTGGGTCTGCGTCCCCAGTTTCCTGGAGCGGCGACGCCGTGGCCCGGGTTGTCCTCTTGGAGGAACCCTCCATGCGAAAGGTGGATTCGAGGAGGCTTTTGGGGTGCTTCCCGGAGGGCCCAGGGAGCTTCTTGACTTGTGCGGGTGGCGGGGTCCCCCTCGGACTGGGACCGGGCAGGGccgtgcgcgcgcgtgtgtgcgcgctcgtgtgtgcgcgcgtgcgagGAGGCAGCCCCTGGAATTGGCCCGTCACCCCCCGGCAGAACCAGCCtgcaccccccccacccccgagccCCACCTGGAGCGGGTTTGCGAGCGGTGGCGCGGCGGGGAAGGTACTGCCCCTTTAAAGGGCAGCCCTCCCTCCGGAGTAATGGACACCTCAGCCTCCGCCCCCCGCCCGCCGGAGCGGGGGAGAGAACTTGTTTTCATTcataactttttccttttccttcctctccgtCAACTATTTATTCAGCGCTGGGCTCTCGGAGCGCAGAGGGCGCGCTCCCCCGCGGGCCCGGCGAAGTGGCGGCGCTGCGCTGCGGCCCCGGCCCCGCGCGCCCCTGCCCGGCGTTAGGAAGCGCTGCCCTCCCAGGTGCACACGGACGCTGTGCAACCGTCCGTGCAGCGGGCGTGCTCTGGGGGCCTCTGAATCTGGGAGCCACCTCTGTGGAGACGCAGACAGGCTTTGGAGGTTCCACGGCGATCCTTAGGATGTGAGGGGCTTGTCCGAAAAGGTATCGACGTCGAGCGTGTGTTCTCGGGGCGAGCCGTTTGCCCAGAGCTCGTGAGCGTGCGTGGGGGTAGATCGGGGACTGTCACTGCTGGCCGAGGGGCTTTGCTTCAGACCGGAGGTGGCtcgttttcttttttatctggtAATCGCCTTTACCGGCCAGCAGGAACCGGGTGACCACAATCATTGAAACGCAGCTTACAGTGGTGCCTGGGGTTTTTCCTACGCTCTGCAAATCCTTCTCCACCGCGTTTTCCTCTGTGTGTGGACTCCGACTGAATTCTTTTACGGACTCTGCTTTCAAAGCCCTGGTTTAACAAGTTCTGCGCGAGGAGTCGTGCTGTTGTGCAGTCACGATGGGCTAGTTTTCAGTCCTTAAAGGACTCCAGGGCTGAACCCAGCAGGTTGTGAACGTGTTTGTCCTCATGTACTGAGAAGGTGGAATAATGCAGAAGTTTGGGAGAATCAGGGAGGGAACTGCAAGAAGTTAACATATGAGACAGTGTGGGGACACTTACTTTAgtcattagatgaaatggacttcttctttgtgctttgttCCTTAAGCTGGTGTTTTTTGGATCAAGGTGGTAGTGGAGAAggggcatttttcttttccttcttgaattGGATCAATCTGTAGACTTTGGGAGGAATTTGTGTGAAAACTATTTTAGCTTACCAGTGACTGAAAACGGAAACGTTTTTACGTTTGGTAGTTTGTTTTATGAAGAGTACATTATAAATTAGAAGCAATTTACTATTGGTAAGGAAAcacaaatgcttatttttatcAGGATGTTGCCGTGCCTGTTACAGGAAGCACATTGATTCAGAGTTGGCAgtgcttttgaaaatgaagatCTGTCatgtaaatacagatttttaaatgagaGGACATGAGGATAATTAAAATGGCTGGAATTTTCCCATTACTGCTTTAAAGGCCGAACGCTTATTTGTGCATGCAAGTTATCTATCTCATTATGTGAGCGAGCccttatttaaactttaaaaagtcctTTATGATTTCAAATGTGAATATTCTCACATGAACAGAACTGTACCTCTgagttgtgtgtgtgcacattagTGCCTATAAAACATCAAGAACTGTTGTATTCATCCATATTCATTTTGCATCTTGTACATTAATAATGAGCTCGCTTTAAAATCCTGGTTGCTACAGAAAATGACTTCTTATTTTGAGAATCCATTTTAGTTTGGGATCTCCTTGATTGCTTTTTTTAATGCATGAGGTATACCTTGACTAATTTCCTCAGTAATCTAATGCTTGTaacagcaaacaaataaaaaagcaacagcaccaaagccatttttttttttttaagtgggtaTTTTCCTTTACGGAAAACACTGTTGAAGTGATGCTGAGATTTCTACTCCAGTGCTTATATTCAATATTCCCTACAAGGGCATACTCCATTTTAATTACTTTAGATTCACAAACAAGAAGGCATTACTTTttcttgattttgcttttttaaaagttgaagaaACTTCTAACTTTTATGGCATGGGGTCTCTTGCTTACATTCTTCTTCTATGATGTGGTCCTCGGCCTCCCTTGGAATTGAACTCTGTCCAGGACCCCAGCATCACTGTAATCCGCTGATGAAGGAGATCATTACCAGGTGGTTTAGGCAATTTGTGACTTGacagggttttttccccccaaaagtacttcctgtcatttattttctctctctgtttttttcatgtttgattTCCCCTTAGGATTTCAGATGCATGCCAGGTCCCCACTGATTGCCAGAATTCGAGATCACTACACATGGATCCCCCAAATCAACATGGCAGTGGCAGTTCGTTAGTTGTGATTCAGCAGCCTGCACTGGGTAGTCGGCAGAGGCTAGACTATGAGAGAGAGATTCAGCCTGCTGCTATTTTGTCCTTAGACCAGATCAAGGCCATCAGAGGCAGCAATGAATACACGGAAGGGCCGTCAGTGGTGAAAAGACCTGCTCCTCGAACGGCACCAAGACAAGAAAAGCACGAAAGGACTCATGAAATCATACCGATCAATGTGAATAATAACTATGAGCATAGACCTACCAGCCACCTGGGACACGCAGGCCCCTTGAATAATGCCCGAGGCCCCATTTTGAGCAGATCCACCAGCACTGGAAGCGCAGCCAGTTCTGGGAGCAACAGCAGTGCCTCTTCCGAGCAGGGGCTGTTGGGAAGGTCACCACCAGCCAGACCGGTCCCTGGTCATCGGTCTGAAAGGGCAATCCGGACCCAGCCCAAGCAGCTGATTGTGGACGACTTGAAGGGTTCCTTGAAAGAGGACCTGACACAGCACAAGTTCATTTGCGAACAGTGTGGGAAGTGCAAGTGTGGCGAGTGCACGGCTCCCAGGACCCTGCCTTCCTGTTTGGCCTGTGACCGGCAGTGCCTTTGCTCTGCTGAGAGCATGGTGGAGTACGGAACCTGCATGTGCTTGGTCAAGGGCATCTTCTACCACTGCTCCAACGACGATGAAGGGGACTCTTACTCGGATAATCCTTGTTCCTGCTCCCAGTCACACTGCTGCTCTAGGTACCTGTGTATGGGAGCCATGTCTCTATTTTTACCTTGCTTGCTCTGTTATCCTCCTGCCAAAGGATGCCTAAAGCTGTGCAGGGGGTGTTATGACTGGATCCATCGCCCAGGGTGCAGATGCAAGAACTCCAACACTGTCTACTGTAAGCTGGAGAGCTGCCCCTCCCGGGGTCAGGGTAAACCATCATGATTTGGGGAGGTGGGTCGGACCTCCTGAACTTCTAGCTTTCAAGCTGTGGCTGTTCCGGAAGATGCTATTacatactggttttttttttctttacagtttctCCCTGTTTCCCGCCTTCTCCTCCCTTGTCCCCAAGGTTTGACTCATGGATTTAACTCCAGTGGATGGTCTTCAGTAGGCGTGGACTGACACTGCACCTGGCCCCCACTTGGGACAGGAGCCTCTGCCCTCCACTCGAGAGAGGGTGTTGAGAGCCAGTGGGGTTTTTGTGTAGCCTTTTTGTTCTGCAAGCAATGTGCCCAGGCGACAGTGATTTAGAGCTGATTTTGATGGGGTACTCTGGGAGCAGGGAAGTTGGTTTTTAAAGAAGCAACCATTTAATTGCTTAAATAAGCTATGTATTAAACCTCTCTCCAGTTAGGGCTGTCTTCATAGCATTGGCCCCTTAAGTAGCATGGGGGATATATTTTTGTTACAACATAAAAACTCTCCTTTAACCACTGCCCTCGCCCAGCCCCTCAAAGTTGTGTCCCCTCAGTTTTCGCATCTTCTAGAGGTGCcaggtatttcttttttttgcctgtgTAATTTTAGATTGGCTTTACGATGTAAATCTTCACATTGGAGATAATATTGGTTGTATCTTGTTCATCCTTATTCTAGCTTTCGTGTTTCCAAAGGATTCAGCTGCTTTCCTTCTGCACCCCATGCTTTTCACCAAATTTCTCTGGTCATTGAGGGCACTTGGATAACTGAAGTTAATATTTATAGCTGATGAGACTA comes from Rhinolophus ferrumequinum isolate MPI-CBG mRhiFer1 chromosome 18, mRhiFer1_v1.p, whole genome shotgun sequence and encodes:
- the SPRY1 gene encoding protein sprouty homolog 1 isoform X2, whose translation is MDPPNQHGSGSSLVVIQQPALGSRQRLDYEREIQPAAILSLDQIKAIRGSNEYTEGPSVVKRPAPRTAPRQEKHERTHEIIPINVNNNYEHRPTSHLGHAGPLNNARGPILSRSTSTGSAASSGSNSSASSEQGLLGRSPPARPVPGHRSERAIRTQPKQLIVDDLKGSLKEDLTQHKFICEQCGKCKCGECTAPRTLPSCLACDRQCLCSAESMVEYGTCMCLVKGIFYHCSNDDEGDSYSDNPCSCSQSHCCSRYLCMGAMSLFLPCLLCYPPAKGCLKLCRGCYDWIHRPGCRCKNSNTVYCKLESCPSRGQGKPS
- the SPRY1 gene encoding protein sprouty homolog 1 isoform X1; translation: MDPPNQHGSGSSLVVIQQPALGSRQRLDYEREIQPAAILSLDQIKAIRGSNEYTEGPSVVKRPAPRTAPRQEKHERTHEIIPINVNNNYEHRPTSHLGHAGPLNNARGPILSRSTSTGSAASSGSNSSASSEQGLLGRSPPARPVPGHRSERAIRTQPKQLIVDDLKGSLKEDLTQHKFICEQCGKCKCGECTAPRTLPSCLACDRQCLCSAESMVEYGTCMCLVKGIFYHCSNDDEGDSYSDNPCSCSQSHCCSRYLCMGAMSLFLPCLLCYPPAKGCLKLCRGCYDWIHRPGCRCKNSNTVYFSPCFPPSPPLSPRFDSWI